The Candidatus Flexicrinis proximus sequence AAAGCACGGGTGGGTCACCGGGGGCGATGAGACTCGTACGTGTACTTCTTTCGCGCCGGCTTCCCGCACCAGCGAGACCAGCGGCCCTGATGTCGTGCCTCGTACGATCGAATCGTCCACCAGCACCACCCGCTGTCCGGCCAGGTTGGAGACGATAGGCGTATATTTCAGGCGCACCGTGTCGCGCCGCAGTTGTTGGTCAGGCTGGATGAACGTCCGGCCAATATAGCGGTTTTTGGTCAGCCCTTCGGTGTAGGGGATGCCGCTTTCCAGCGCGTATCCGATCGCGGCCGGGGTTGCGCTGTCCGGCACGCCGATCACGATGTCCGCCGGCACCGGCTGCTCGACCGCCAGTCGCCGCCCGAGCTTTTGCCGCACGCCGTGGATCGTCTGGCCTTCCATGCGGGAGTCGGGCCGCGCGAAATAGACGTATTCGAAGCTGCACAGTGCCCGCCGCTGGCTGCTCAGCCCTTGCACCGACGTGATGCCGTGGGCGTCCAGCCGCACGATTTCTCCCGGCAGCACCTCGCGTACGAACGTCGCGCCGATCGTTTGCAGGGCGCAGGTTTCGCTTGCCAGTACGTGGCCGCCGTCGAGCTGTCCGATGCACAGCGGCCGCAGTCCATGTTGGTCGCGCACGCCATACACGGCGTCGCGCGTCATGATCGTCAGTGAGTACGCGCCCTCTGCGACCTGCATGAAGGCCCGGATGCGCTGCATCCACAGGTCCATCTGCTCGTCGCCCATATCCGGCTCGTTGCCGCTCCACACTTCCGGCGGCGCGGCCAGCATCAGCGTGACCACTTCGCTGTCGGTCGTGCTGCTCAATCCAACCCCGCGCTTCAGCAGCATCTGCCGCAGGTGCGTGGTGTTGGTCAGGTTGCCGTTGTGCGCCACGCCCAGCGGCCCGTACATCGATTCGATCATATAAGGCGAGGCGTTCCGCAGGTGCGATGATCCGGTCGTGCTGTAGCGGTTGTGCCCGATCGTCACATGCCCGCGCAGCGGCCGCAGGTTGTCTTCGTTAAACACCTGGCTGACCAGCCCCATTCCTTTGTGGATGTAGGCCGACTGTCCGTCGCTGGTCGCAATACCCGCGCTTTCCTGTCCACGGTGCTGCAGCGCATACAACGCGAAAAATGCCAGCCGTGCGGCCTCGCGGTTCGGGACATATGCGCCGAAAATGCCGCACTCGTCGTGGGGGCGGTCGTCGAAGTGCGTGAAGTCCGGTTCCCGGTCGCGCTGGGTTGCCCTGATCTGAGCGCCAGACCCACCAACCAGGCTGTTTTCATTGTTCAGTTCAGTCATTGAATCGCCTCTTCAAGAGTCTTGCTGGTCAGTACTTATTTGACGGGAGTAATGGTTGTTTGCAGCATGATGCTCTACTTGGCGATGGGTCTAGTTTATCACATGCACCCGTCTGATGGGGGAGTCGAGAGGGTGTTAACCCTCTCGTGGAGGTGTGGAGGCGGCGCCTCCACGGGCGCTATCCAACAACCTGACGCCGCACTTGCGTTCTGCCGTCACGTACCGGCCTGCCAGTCCCCTAATGCCTTTTCAATCCGCGCCGCAGCCGGCGTTTCGGCGGGTGTAAATGGCCTTCCGGTCAGCCGTTCGTAGGCGTCGATATATCGCGACGCGACCTGCGCGATGAAGTCGGGCGGCATCGTTGGCGGCGTGCCATCGCCGCGGTAGCCCTGCGCCGCGAACCACTTGCGCAGGAATTCCTTGTCCAGGTTTTCCGGCTCGACTCCCGGCGTAACCGTGTCGGCGATCCAGTACCGCGACGAGTCCGGCGTGTGGATTTCGTCGATCAGCGTCAGCCTGCCGTCGATCAGGCCGAATTCATACTTGGTATCGACCAGGATCAGACCGCCGCGCCGCGCGACCTCCTGGCCGCGCGCGAAGATCGCCAGCGCCGCCGCCTCGACCTCGCTCCACAACGCTTCCGGCAGGATCCCGTTCACGATCTCGGCGCGCGTCAGCGGCTGATCGTGCCCGCCCTCCGCGGCCTTCGTGGTCGGCGTGATGACCGGCTGCGGCAGGACATCGTTCTTGTGCATCCCATCGGGCAGCGGTACGCCGTAAGGCGCGCGTTCGCCTGCCTGGTACATCGTCCACATGCTGGTCGACGTGACTCCCGTCAGGTAGCCGCGCACGACCACCTCGACCGGCAGCGTCTGCGCCTCGCGTGCGATTGTCACGTTCGGGTCCGGGGCCGCCACGACATGATTGTTCACCACGTCGCGGGTCTGCTCGAACCACCACAGGCTGAGCTGGTTTAGCACCTGCCCCTTGTACGGGATCAGTCCCAGCACGCGGTCGAACGCGCTGATCCGGTCGGTTGTAACCAGCCCGCGCAGCCCCCCGCGCGTATACGTATCGCGGACCTTGCCGCGCGTCCGTTCGCCCCAGCCAGGCACATCGACGCCGTCCAAAGCGTCTGGAATTGCCGCGAGAAGTTCAGCGTGTGAGAGCATAGAGACCCTTCTTGGAGACGAGGAACTAGTCTTTGAACCACAGAGCACACAGAGGACGCAGAGAAAACACTGAGAGTCTAGTCCAGGAAGATGTGGCGGATACCATCTTTCAGGACTTTGACGTTGAAGTTCATCAGCAGCCCAAACGAGAGTTGAGTCGCTTAGAGATATGAAATCACTTGGGCGACATGAATGTTATGGAGCTGCTCGACCGCCTTCAACTCCACAACGAGTCGACCTTCCACAAGGAAGTCGAGTCGACCTTCTCCCACCGACTGTCCTTTGTATTCGACGGAAATCGGATGCTGCCGCGAGAATCGTAAGCCGCGCTCCGCCAGTTCAAAACATAGAGCTGTTTCATACACGGATCCGAGAAATCCCGGGCCGAGATGCCGATGCACTTCAATCGCAGCACCAATGACCTGTGATGTCAGCGTATTGATGTCATTACTCGCATAATCCATCGTTGCGCGTGCACCCCTCAGTGGTCTCTGTTCACCCACTCTGTCTTCTCTGTGGTCCATCCAGTGTATTTACTCTGTGCACTCTGTGGTTCATCCACCGCGCTTTCTCTGTGCACTCCGTGATCTCTGTGGTTCAATCACTCTTTCTCGTTTTCAACTCACGACGGATTTCATCCGCCATCATGCGCGCCCTCGCCGGCGCATCACCGACATAAGCCGAGGCGTCCAGCAGGTCGCGTACCCTCTCCGCCGCGATATAGCGCGTGATGCGGGTATCCGACGACAGTGTTTCAACCAGGGGATTCTCGTCCCCGTTCCGCAGTGCCGCCCAGGCCGCCAGGCTGTTTTCGCGGATCACCTCGTGCAGGTCCTGGCGGTCACCGCCGTGACGGGCGGCTTCCATCAGCACGCGCTCTGTCGCCGCGAATGTCCCGTATACGCTCAGGTTGCGTTCCACCGCCCGTCCATCAATCCGCAGGTGCGTCACGATGCGGGTCAGGCGCTTCAGGATTTCGTCGGTCGCCAGGAACGCGTCCGGCAGCACCGTCCGCCGGTTGCCACTGTCGTCCAGCGTGCGCTCCAGCAGGTGATGCGCCGCATTGTCCCACGCCACCCGCGGCAGGGTCGCCACGTAGCGCGCCAGACTGTCGATGTTCTCCGCGTTGATCGGGTTGCGTTTGAACGGCATCGCCGACGACCCGACCTGTTTCGCCCCGAACGGCTCCGCCCACTCGCCAAAGGGCGGGGATTGCAGCAGCCGCATATCGAACGCCAGTCGGTAGCAGGTCATCGCAATGCTGGCCAGGCTGTTGATTACCATCCAGTCCTGCCGGCGCGGATAGGTCTGGTGCGTAATAATGAACGCCTCCAGCCCCAGCGCGCCCATCACCCGCGCTTCGAGGTCTGCCGGCGTCATGCCAGTACCCTGCAAGAGTTCGGCATAGCTGGCCGCTGTCCCGACCGCGCCCTTCAGCCCTTTTCCGCGTAGGTCCGCACGTACCCGCGTCAGATCGCGGGTGTCGGCCAGCAGGTCCTGCGCGTAGTTTGCGAACCGGTAGCCGATCGTCGTCGGTTCTGCGGGTTGCAGGTGCGTGAAAGCCATGCATACGTGGTCGGCTTCCGCCTCGATCTTGTCCGCCAGCGCCGCCAGCAGCCCGCGTACCGCCGTCAGGATCAGGTCAAGCGCCTCGCGCAGCCGCAAGGCGTCCGCGTTGTCCTCAATGTCCATACTCGTCGCGCCGAGATGGATGATCCCCCCACCGATCGGGCATTGTTCAGCGAACGTCCGCACCTCGGCCATCAGATCATGATGGATCTCCGCCTCGATCTCCAGCGCCCGCTCAATGTTGATGTCCCCGCTGTGCTGGCGCAGATCCTCCACCTGTTCGGCGCGGACCAGACCCGCGTCCCTCTGCGCCTCGGCCAATGCGACCCAGATGCGTCGCCAGATGCGCCGCTGTTCTTCCAGCGACCACACGTGCCGCATCGCCTCGCTGCCGTAGCGCCACGTATACGGGCTGATGTAGGTGTCGTGTCCGAAGCTCATGCGCGGCGCACTCCATTCACGAACAGCGGCAGTCCGTCGTAGCCATCGAGGCGCTGGGGGTGCTGCCACGGGAAAATATGGTTCTCAGGATGGGGCATCAATCCGAAGACGTTCCCGGCCGGATTGCACAACCCGGCAATCGCATCGACCGAGCCGTTCGGGTTTGCCGGATAGCCGTCGCCCACATAGGTCAGCGCTGCCAGCCCGTCCGTCATCAGCCGCTGCCGCGTCGCCTCGTCGGCCACCATCACCCGGCCTTCGCCGTGGGCGATTGGCGCGTAGATCGGCGCGACCAACCCTTCCGTGAACAGGCACGGACTTTTGGGGTTTGCGGCGAGCTCTACCCAGCGGCATTCGAAGCGGCCGCCTTCGTTATAAGTCAGCGTGACCGACCGCTGTCCTCCGTCCCACGCGCCTCCCGGAAGATAGCCCGATTTGACGAGCGTCTGGAAGCCGTTGCAGATACCGAGTACCGGCTTACCCGCCTCGATGAACGTGTCGATACCGGGGATCCGCTCGCGCAGATCAAGCGCCCACAGCACGCCCGCGCCCAGGTCGTCGCCGTAGCTGAACCCGCCCGGAATGACCAGCATCGCGTAATCGCGCACATGCCGTTCGCCGCGCGTCAGCTGATTGATGGTCACGATCTCCGGTGACCCTCCGGCCAGTTCGCAGGCCAGCGCCGCGTCGCGGTCACGGTTGCTGCCGGTCGCGTGCAGGATCAGGATCGGCTTGCCCGTGGAAGTACGTGTAGTCTGGGGTCTGGCCTCGGACGCCCTGCCAGACATCGCTTGCGTCTGGGCCGCGTTGCTGACGCCGCCCCAGGCTGCCGTCATCGCGTCGACGCTGACCTCCGTCCTGCCGAAATAGCCGGACAGCCTTAGTGAGTTCCCGCCGACCTCACCAACCGCGGCAAAGTCGATCCCTGCGCCGGTCAGAAGCGTCTCGAACGCACTGCCATTGTCCGCGGTGACTTCGACCACCATCCGTCCTTGCGACTCGCTGAATGCCAGCGTGTCGTCGCTCAACGGCGCCGGCGCATATACCGCGCTCAGGTTGATGTCAGCGCCGACTTGCCCGCCAATGCACATTTCAGCCAGCGCGACCGCTAGGCCGCCTTCGCTTGGATCGTGCGCGGCCGTCACGTACCCTGCGCGGATCGCCTGATGCAGCGCGCGGTAGGCGGCTGGCGCATTTCTGACCGGCTGCGGGACTGTTCCGCCGCCGATGGCCTCGGCTTCGAAATAGGCGCTTCCGCCCAGTTCATCTCGCGTTGCGCCCACGACGTAAACCAGGTTGCCGGCCTGTTTGAAGTCGCTCGTGACCGTGCGGGTCGCGTCCGGAACCATGCCAAGTGCCGAAATCACCAGTGTGCCGGGGATGCTGTGGCGCTGACCGTCCAGCCCGACATACTCGTTGTTCAGGCTGTCCTTGCCGCTGATGAACGGCGTGCCGTAGGTAATGGCCGCGTCGTAACAGCCTTGCGAACAGCGCACGAGCGCGCCTAACCGGTCGGGGAGTTGTGTATTGCCCCAGCTGAAGTTGTCCAGGATTGAAATCGTGTCCGGGTCGGCGCCTACAGCCACCGCGTTACGGATGGCCTCGTCCACCGCCGCCCACGCCATCGCATACGGATCGTAAGCCGTATACTGCGGGCACAAGCCCACCGATAGCGCAATCGCTTTGGTCGAGCCTTCTTCCCTCAGCGCGTCGAGCGGGACGATCACGGCTGCGTCGCCTGGGCCTGCGCCGCGTCCCACCAGCGGCTTGACCGCCGTCCCCGTCCCGACCTCATGGTCATAGCGGTGGATGACATCCGCCTTGCTGCGGATCGTTGGATGGGTCAGCAGGGTGAGCAGCGTATCGCCGTAGCCTGCGCCTCCTGACGTCCTGGCTCTGGGAGCCGGACGCGGTTGTGGGGCAGGGGGCGCGGCTGGCGTCCACTCCGCTTTCAGTTCGCGCCGCGGAATCCCCCCATGCAGGAACGCCATGCTCACGTCACCGACGACCTTCTCGCCATAATACAGGGTCAGCTGGCCTGTCGGCGCGAATGTTCCGATATTGACCGCCTCGACGTCGTGCGCGTCACAGATCGTCTGGAATGCCGCCCAGTTGGATGGCGGGACGGCAAATACCATCCGTTCCTGCGCCTCGCTCAGCCAGATTTCCCACGGCCGCAGCCCCGGATATTTCAACGGTACGTCGGTCAACTGCACGCGTGCGCCGAGGTCTTTTCCCATCTCGCCGACCGCGCTTGACAGGCCTCCCGCGCCGCAGTCGGTGATTGCCGTGTACAGTCCGGCATCGCGTGCCTTCAGGACCACTTCCGGCACCTGCTTCTCGGCTATCGGATTGCCGATCTGTACGGCGCCTCCGGAAAGCTGAGCGGTGGATGTATCCATTTCCATACTGCTGAATGTTGCGCCGCGCAGTCCGTCCCGTCCGGTACGCCCGCCGATCACCACGATCAGGTCGTCGGGCTGTGCCTCGGCCTTGTGTGCGCCGCGCGGAACCAATCCGACGCACCCGGCAAATACCAGCGGGTTGGCGGTATAGCCGGGATGGTAATGCACCGCTCCGTTGACGGTCGGGATGCCCATCTTGTTGCCGTAATCCTCGATGCCATGGATCACGCCATCGATGACCCGCCGGGGATGCAGCACGTTATGGGGCAGCGCCTCGGCCGGAGTATCCGGCATCCCGAAGCACAGCACGTCCGTATTGGCGATTGGCCTGGCGCTCACCCCCAGGACATCGCGGATCACGCCGCCTGCGCCCGTGTTCGCGCCGCCAAATGGTTCGAGGGCCGATGGCCGGTTGTGCGTCTCGACCTTGAAGGCTACGTCGAAACGGTCGTCGAAGGCCACAATTCCGGCATTGTCGACGAACGCGCTCCGCACCCAGGCCTTATTCAGGCTCTCGGTCGCCGCGCGAATATAAGTCTTCAACAGCCCGTCGATATCCTGTGTTACAGGTGCGCTATCGGCGGCTGTCCCGTGCGCCGGGCCTGTGTACGTGATCTTCGCCCGGAACGTCTTGTGTACGCAGTGTTCCGACCAGGTTTGAGCCAGCATCTCAAGCTCGGCATCGGTCGGATCGCGCTGGATTTCATCGAAGTATCCCTGTATGGCGCGCATCTCGTTCAGGTCAAGCGACAGCCTGCGCGTGCCGCTCAGCCCGGTCAGATCGGCGTCATTCAACCCACGTACGGGGATGATCTCGACCGTATCGTCCGGCGGCTGCGGCGCGATAAACGGCGCGTCTATCGGGGTGCCGAGGCTCAGCCGGTGGATCACCGTATTCGCCAGCACGCCGCGCGCGATCCTTTCGACTTGGGCAGGCGTCAGGTCGCCTTCCAGTTCGTAGCGGTCGCCCGTCGCGGCCTGATCGAGGGTCAGCCCGATCAGTGAAGCGGCATGTTTGAGGCTGTCCGCCACCGCATCGGTGACGCCGGGGAGCAGCGTGCGCTCCACCAGATGCCGTCCGGCTGCTGCGGGTGACACGCCAAGCGTGTAGGTTTCGGTTACGGGGTCGGAGAGCAGGTGTTGGGCAAGACGGTGGGCGTCGGCTTCTGATAGGCTGCCCGAGACAAAAAACAACCGCGTGACGGAGCACGCGGCGAGAGTCGGGTAGCCTAACTGATGTGCCGCGGTGACGAGGCGGCCATCACTTACAGCCGCGCGCGGATGGACTTCAATGCGGGTGATCTGCACCGAATGAATCCTCAGTTTCTGCGGTCGGAAAGGCGCCACAACGTTACATGAGAACTCCGGCACTGAACACCCCAAAACACTGATACCAGGGCGCAGTCTGCTCGCCCGCACCATTAGGTTTTCCGGGTGCGAAGATGCCCACCTCGCCAATTTCAGCCACGGTTCTTCGCTAATAGTGTACTCAACGAAGGCGCCGCAATTGGACGCCTTCGCCTGGTTCTCCCGAGGCTTCCTTAGTTTGTCCCCGAAACGCGAGCTATTCCGCCCGTTCCAGCACGAAGTCTAGCTGCGTATCGCCCACGCTGATCGATGTCACGTTGAAGACGCGCACCGTGCGTTGGAGCGCCGCGTTAATCCGGTCGGCCACCTTGTTGGCAAAATCCTGCACGGTCTGGTCACTCACAGGCAGCCCTTCGATATTCACCGCCGACACGGTGATTGACAGCCGGTTATCGACCACCGAGGGAACCAGTACCACTGAGCCGCTCACCGACTGCCCGCTGTTGTCGCGCCGTGTATGCTGCCCGTTAATCACAATTGTCCCCGCCTGTAAATCGACCGCAGGATCGCGCAGCAGCGGGTTAGTCTTGGCGCTCAACGCGGCCTGAATGGCCGTGTTGACCTCGCTCTCAGTCAGGCTAACTGTCAGGGTGCCTGCTGCGCGGTCGATGCTCACGCTGCCAAGCTGGCAGCCCGCCAGTCCGAAGGCTAGCACCGCCAACATTACTGCTATGGTCCGAAACTTCATCATTCCCCCTTGAACTCCCAAGCTCTGGCGTAACTATAGTCTCAATCCACCTCAGGAATGTTAACTCCGTGCAAAAACTCCTAAAACTTTCTCACACGCGGTAGAATCCCTGATGCGAGTCAGTTACATCTAGGGAACGAGGGTAATCTCATGAATCCGAAACTGGTCAAGCCCGCCCTGGCGGAACTCTTAGGTACGTTTATTCTGGTCTTCATCGGCGCTGCCGCAGTGGTCTCGGCCGCGGGAAGTGGTGGGGTAGTTACGGCGGCCTTCGGCCACGGCCTCGTCCTTGTCGGCATCATTTTCGCGTTTGGTCATATCAGTGGTGGGCACTTTAACCCGGCAGTGACCCTGGCGATGTTGATCGCGGGCAAGGTCGATCTGATGAAAGCTGTCTACTATTGGATCGCTCAGTTTGTCGGCGCGATCGTCGCAGGGTTGCTCATTAAAGGGCTTCTGGGTTTTGCCGGCCCCGCCACAGGAACGCTGACCTCAGACGCGGTCTGGACGGCGGCGATTTTCGAGGCCGTTGTGACTTTCATCTTTGTCAGCGTGATCTTCCAGACCGCGGCCTTCGGAAAAGCCGGCAACCTCGCGCCAGTGGCGATCGGCTTCACGTTGGCTGCCTGTATTTTCGCCGCTGGGCCATTTACCGGCGGATCGCTGAATCCTGCTCGCACATTCGGCCCTGCGTTGGCGTCCGGTGATCTCTCCTACTTTATCCCGTACTTCGTCGGGATATTCGGCGGTGCCGCGCTTGCGGCGTTGGTACAGACTCGTCTCCTGAACGATTGATCAGGGACAGCGAAACAGGGTAATCGACGGGCAGTGGCAGAGTCGAGAAGTGTCCAGATCCTCACGCCTCTGACACTGCCCGAAATCGGCAATTCCGTGCGATAATCTGCGGCATGTCTGCTCAAATGCCCGTCCCTGGACTTTCTCTGCGTTGGCGCGTTCAGCTGCCAATCCTGGTCTGTGCTGCCCTTGTTTTGCTATTGGGCGCATGGGTCCTTTCCGCCTCCTCCGATACCGAATTGCGCGGTCGGCTTCCTGCGTTTGTCGGCGTTGCCGCACTACTGCCTGTGCTTGCCTCGTTATTTGCCGGGATGCGGATTGCCAGCCGCGCGCGTCAGGCCGCGGTCGCCGTGGAGCAGCTTGCCGCCGGCCATCGCACCGCCCGTGCCGATGTCGGACCTCAGGATGAACTCGGTCGCATCGGTTCAGCGCTCAATGCATACGCGAACTATGTGCAGGAAAAGGCCGACGAACTGCGCGGCCAGCTCCGGCAGGCGCGCCAGGACGGTTTGCGTCTCGAAGCGGCCATCGCAAATATGCCTGATGGTGTCGTGGTGCTGGATCTGTCCGGCAGCGTGATCCTGATGAACGCGCCAGCCCGAACTGTTCTCGGCGCGTCTCAGCACACCGAAGACTCCGTTCGCCTGACCGCGGCGGTCACCGACAAGCTCGGCGAAGCCCTCGCACCCGGCGTGTATGCCCTCGGCGACCCGCTCCGTATCAGCGTGGAAAACCGTATCATTCAGGCGCAGGTCGCGGCGGTCATGAGCACCGAAAACGCGCGCCTCGGCACCGTGATTGTGCTGCGCGAAGTTGCCAGCGAAGATGACGCGCTGATGGTCACCCACGAAGAGTCGGTGATCCCGCTCGAAACGCTGGTGTGGAAAGTAACCAATGAATGGCGCCAGATCGCCGAAACGAATAATGTCGACCTTCAGGTCGATATCAAGGCGCGCGGTCTCAAGGTCAGGGGCGATATTCAGCGTCTGAGCTGGGCGCTGGGCGGCGTAATGGATAACGCGCTCAAGTATACGCCGACCGGCGGCACGATCGTGATCCAGGCGCGTGAGCCGGAAAATGGCGCCATCACGATCCGCCTGCGCGACAGCGGCGTCGGCATCAAGCGTGAAGAACTGCCGCACGTCTTCACCCGTTTCTATCGCGGCACGCCTGTTACCGAAGATGGCCGGCCGATCAAGGTTCCCGGCATGGGGCAGGGGCTGGCGCTGACCAAGGAAATCATCGAGGCGCACGGCGGCGCGGTGTCCGTGAAGAGCAAGCCTGGCTCGGGGACCGCCGTCTATGTCACGCTGCCGCTGGCCGAAGCCGAGTAAAAGCGGTCCGCGCTACCAGTTCCTTGGATTCAATACATCGTAGCCGCTCATGTGTTTGTCGGAATAGTTCTTGGCGCATGCATGGCTGCAAAACGATACGTTGCCATTGCCACCCACAAGACGTTTGCTGAAGCTGACCGGGGATTTGCACCAATCGCACAAGACCTCGTGGTCTGGTTCCTGTGCAACCACATCATCGGTCTCTGTCTTTGCGTTTAGCAGGGCGGGGCGTGCCACAAACTCAAGGCCATTCTCTGTGAAGAAAGCCTTGACCATTGTCGCAACGACCGTATTCTGATTTGCCGCGTGAATATCGTAGAAGATCTCTAGCAGCAGTTCCTGGGCCTCATCCCAGTAAGGCAGGTAAGTGGGCATATTCTGCAATTTCTGGAAATAGGACAGCCGGTCTGCCTGCGACATGCGTGTGTCCTGTGCTTTTTCGCTAAACCACAGCACAGCCGTCAG is a genomic window containing:
- the purF gene encoding amidophosphoribosyltransferase encodes the protein MTELNNENSLVGGSGAQIRATQRDREPDFTHFDDRPHDECGIFGAYVPNREAARLAFFALYALQHRGQESAGIATSDGQSAYIHKGMGLVSQVFNEDNLRPLRGHVTIGHNRYSTTGSSHLRNASPYMIESMYGPLGVAHNGNLTNTTHLRQMLLKRGVGLSSTTDSEVVTLMLAAPPEVWSGNEPDMGDEQMDLWMQRIRAFMQVAEGAYSLTIMTRDAVYGVRDQHGLRPLCIGQLDGGHVLASETCALQTIGATFVREVLPGEIVRLDAHGITSVQGLSSQRRALCSFEYVYFARPDSRMEGQTIHGVRQKLGRRLAVEQPVPADIVIGVPDSATPAAIGYALESGIPYTEGLTKNRYIGRTFIQPDQQLRRDTVRLKYTPIVSNLAGQRVVLVDDSIVRGTTSGPLVSLVREAGAKEVHVRVSSPPVTHPCFMGVDMATKSQLIAHLMDIPAICKEIGADSLGYLSQDGMIAAISEGAERPSGHCTACFSGRYPISIPEWLFEEDRRRRETVVYGNGIWADT
- a CDS encoding phosphoribosylaminoimidazolesuccinocarboxamide synthase; this encodes MLSHAELLAAIPDALDGVDVPGWGERTRGKVRDTYTRGGLRGLVTTDRISAFDRVLGLIPYKGQVLNQLSLWWFEQTRDVVNNHVVAAPDPNVTIAREAQTLPVEVVVRGYLTGVTSTSMWTMYQAGERAPYGVPLPDGMHKNDVLPQPVITPTTKAAEGGHDQPLTRAEIVNGILPEALWSEVEAAALAIFARGQEVARRGGLILVDTKYEFGLIDGRLTLIDEIHTPDSSRYWIADTVTPGVEPENLDKEFLRKWFAAQGYRGDGTPPTMPPDFIAQVASRYIDAYERLTGRPFTPAETPAAARIEKALGDWQAGT
- the purB gene encoding adenylosuccinate lyase, which gives rise to MSFGHDTYISPYTWRYGSEAMRHVWSLEEQRRIWRRIWVALAEAQRDAGLVRAEQVEDLRQHSGDINIERALEIEAEIHHDLMAEVRTFAEQCPIGGGIIHLGATSMDIEDNADALRLREALDLILTAVRGLLAALADKIEAEADHVCMAFTHLQPAEPTTIGYRFANYAQDLLADTRDLTRVRADLRGKGLKGAVGTAASYAELLQGTGMTPADLEARVMGALGLEAFIITHQTYPRRQDWMVINSLASIAMTCYRLAFDMRLLQSPPFGEWAEPFGAKQVGSSAMPFKRNPINAENIDSLARYVATLPRVAWDNAAHHLLERTLDDSGNRRTVLPDAFLATDEILKRLTRIVTHLRIDGRAVERNLSVYGTFAATERVLMEAARHGGDRQDLHEVIRENSLAAWAALRNGDENPLVETLSSDTRITRYIAAERVRDLLDASAYVGDAPARARMMADEIRRELKTRKSD
- the purL gene encoding phosphoribosylformylglycinamidine synthase subunit PurL, with translation MQITRIEVHPRAAVSDGRLVTAAHQLGYPTLAACSVTRLFFVSGSLSEADAHRLAQHLLSDPVTETYTLGVSPAAAGRHLVERTLLPGVTDAVADSLKHAASLIGLTLDQAATGDRYELEGDLTPAQVERIARGVLANTVIHRLSLGTPIDAPFIAPQPPDDTVEIIPVRGLNDADLTGLSGTRRLSLDLNEMRAIQGYFDEIQRDPTDAELEMLAQTWSEHCVHKTFRAKITYTGPAHGTAADSAPVTQDIDGLLKTYIRAATESLNKAWVRSAFVDNAGIVAFDDRFDVAFKVETHNRPSALEPFGGANTGAGGVIRDVLGVSARPIANTDVLCFGMPDTPAEALPHNVLHPRRVIDGVIHGIEDYGNKMGIPTVNGAVHYHPGYTANPLVFAGCVGLVPRGAHKAEAQPDDLIVVIGGRTGRDGLRGATFSSMEMDTSTAQLSGGAVQIGNPIAEKQVPEVVLKARDAGLYTAITDCGAGGLSSAVGEMGKDLGARVQLTDVPLKYPGLRPWEIWLSEAQERMVFAVPPSNWAAFQTICDAHDVEAVNIGTFAPTGQLTLYYGEKVVGDVSMAFLHGGIPRRELKAEWTPAAPPAPQPRPAPRARTSGGAGYGDTLLTLLTHPTIRSKADVIHRYDHEVGTGTAVKPLVGRGAGPGDAAVIVPLDALREEGSTKAIALSVGLCPQYTAYDPYAMAWAAVDEAIRNAVAVGADPDTISILDNFSWGNTQLPDRLGALVRCSQGCYDAAITYGTPFISGKDSLNNEYVGLDGQRHSIPGTLVISALGMVPDATRTVTSDFKQAGNLVYVVGATRDELGGSAYFEAEAIGGGTVPQPVRNAPAAYRALHQAIRAGYVTAAHDPSEGGLAVALAEMCIGGQVGADINLSAVYAPAPLSDDTLAFSESQGRMVVEVTADNGSAFETLLTGAGIDFAAVGEVGGNSLRLSGYFGRTEVSVDAMTAAWGGVSNAAQTQAMSGRASEARPQTTRTSTGKPILILHATGSNRDRDAALACELAGGSPEIVTINQLTRGERHVRDYAMLVIPGGFSYGDDLGAGVLWALDLRERIPGIDTFIEAGKPVLGICNGFQTLVKSGYLPGGAWDGGQRSVTLTYNEGGRFECRWVELAANPKSPCLFTEGLVAPIYAPIAHGEGRVMVADEATRQRLMTDGLAALTYVGDGYPANPNGSVDAIAGLCNPAGNVFGLMPHPENHIFPWQHPQRLDGYDGLPLFVNGVRRA
- a CDS encoding aquaporin, translating into MNPKLVKPALAELLGTFILVFIGAAAVVSAAGSGGVVTAAFGHGLVLVGIIFAFGHISGGHFNPAVTLAMLIAGKVDLMKAVYYWIAQFVGAIVAGLLIKGLLGFAGPATGTLTSDAVWTAAIFEAVVTFIFVSVIFQTAAFGKAGNLAPVAIGFTLAACIFAAGPFTGGSLNPARTFGPALASGDLSYFIPYFVGIFGGAALAALVQTRLLND
- a CDS encoding HAMP domain-containing protein, which translates into the protein MRGRLPAFVGVAALLPVLASLFAGMRIASRARQAAVAVEQLAAGHRTARADVGPQDELGRIGSALNAYANYVQEKADELRGQLRQARQDGLRLEAAIANMPDGVVVLDLSGSVILMNAPARTVLGASQHTEDSVRLTAAVTDKLGEALAPGVYALGDPLRISVENRIIQAQVAAVMSTENARLGTVIVLREVASEDDALMVTHEESVIPLETLVWKVTNEWRQIAETNNVDLQVDIKARGLKVRGDIQRLSWALGGVMDNALKYTPTGGTIVIQAREPENGAITIRLRDSGVGIKREELPHVFTRFYRGTPVTEDGRPIKVPGMGQGLALTKEIIEAHGGAVSVKSKPGSGTAVYVTLPLAEAE